The sequence GAGTCGTGACAGTGGTTTGAGGCTCTTACCGACCAGGGAAGGTAAAAGTTGTGCCACGAGTGGGGCATGACGGGCGACGATGACTGATGTGTCGAAAGCTAGCAAGATGATCTGCTCGATGTCATCTATGGCGATGCAGAAGAATCTGGATGAGGGAGATGGAGGCGGGGATAGAGATGGGAAGTTCAGGTTAATACATGACGCCACCAACGTGGAGAAAGCGCTCGTGGTGGTTGCACATACAAGAGATAAGACTTATCTTATCTAGTTGTTAAGCAAGACGTGGGGGAGAAAAACCAATCTACGTGCTTAGCGCGTGACGGACGACAATAGAAACTCATACTTTAAAGGAATAGTGTAAAGTGATTATGGGTTGTTTTTGAAGAAATGCAAGGTTTTTTATAGAAGTGTTGATAATCGTCAAAACTGATGCAGGAGTAGAGACATACTACCTATTTAACATCGGGTTAGGTTCAATAAATGTTTGGCATAGCTCACGTTCGACCCGTGCATAGTGTCTAAGTCGCATCAGGTTAGTCTGTGCCTCCTTGTTAGACCTGCCgtgtcaggagtttttggctttgaaTAAAGTTTTTCGGGTTGGATTGAATTTTGGATAAAAAATATGGCATATACTCGATCCTGGATTATTGCGGATGGCCTGTATTCGCTCGTTGCACTGACTGAGTCAAACTTCGGTTGTTTTTTTTTGGCAAACTTGGTAGTGTCGGTTGGCAATTGGCATATGCTTGAGTCAAGTGTAGGTATACTtaggccccgtttcaatctcacgggataaactttagcttcctgctaaactttagctatgtgaattgaagtgctaaagtttagttttaattaccaccattagctctcctgtttagattacaaatggctaaaagtagctaaaaaaaagctgctaaagtttatctcgcaAGATTGGAACAGAGCCTTATTATATGCAGAAAATACACTGCTTAGCTTGGGTTTGTTTTGCGGGCTTGGAAGAAGATGTTGTAGCATGTAAGGAATAGTTGATTTGCGAGACTAGTAAGGGGTTTTGTGGAAACTAACCGCTCCACCTTTTGAAATTCTTCTTCTTCCTGGTTTTTTCCGTGTGGTTGCTTTGCTTAGCACTGGCACAGCGCAGCACATGAGGAGAAGAAGAGGGAGGAGTAATTATTTATTAATTAACAAAGAGAAGACTTCTTCCTTCCTCGTCGTCTCCAGCCCATTCCAATTCTTGATTCCATCGCCCCACCATCCACAACTCCCCTAATCCTTCCAACCTCCTCGTCGTCCAGTCCACCACCTCCACGCGCAATGGCCAGCGGCTAGGCGGCACCAACCAGATCACAAGGATTCGTTTCATCCGGCAGCGCAGCTCTAGAGCCTCCATGGGCAGCTACGCGTACAAGTACTGTATGTGCTTCACGCGCAAGTTCCGATCCCCGGACGCCCAGCCGCCGCCGGACGTCCGCGCCGCCCACCTCTCCTTCGCCTCTGACGCCCATGCCCTCCGCCGCTTCGTCGCCGGCGTCCAGGGCGAGTCCCCCGCCGACGTCGACCGCATCCTCGCCATGCTCTCCGGGGGCCACAGCCATGGAATCGCCCGCCTCGTCACAAGGTCGCCGGCGGCATCCACGCCCACGCTCGAAGACTTCTTCGCCTTCCTCTTCTCCCCCGACCTCAACCCACCCATCGCGCACCAGGTTGTTGTTAATCGAATGCATCATTCTACTAGTACTGAAGCTAATTTCTCTGCTGGTGGCCGACTTATTCACTGCTCAATGCGTCACGTAGCTGTGGCTTGTTCCACAAAGACTCCACTACTACCTGTCTGTCTGTCTCAGCCAAAGGAATTGGGAGCCCTTTCTCTCCGTCTCTGTCAACTCTGTTACCTGCTGCCATTCTATCGGGATGGGGACATAAACATCGCAGTTACCAATTAGATAGCTGAGTGCTAGTACACATCGATATCGATGTATAGAGACAGACATGTTTGCACCAAACACAGGAAATCACCTTTCTTATTGCTCTTACCTCTAGGTGGCTTCATGTGCCTTTAGATTGCTTACTATCCATTGCTCCCTGCCATCTCGAACTGAAAGCTCCAGACAAAACACAAAACACGGACTTCATTATAGCAAATTGTTTTTGTTTCGTCTTACTAAACTTCGCCTGTTCTCTCATCGTTTTTAACTCTTTGCCCAGGTTCACCAGGACATGTCAGCGCCGTTCTCTCACTATTTCGTGTTCACCGGGCATAATTCCTACCTCACTGGGAACCAGCTCAATAGTGACTCCAGTGACGTCCCAATTGTAAAGGCGTTGCAGAGAGGTGTTAGAGTCATTGAACTCGATATGTGGCCCAATCCTTCAAAGGACAATGTCGATATTCTTCATGGAGGGTACGAATGCTGTTTTTCTTTGAAACATTTTCACTTTTTTATAGCGCACGAATATATTTGCGTATGAAAGCAACTGCATGCGTGAGAGGAATGCCTCAGAATTTTGCTTAGCTTATTGCTTTATGTACAAATGCATCACCTTTCTTTTCTAAGGAAATCACCCTCTCACTTCACAAAATGTTTCCCTGACTTATATTTCTTTGCATTTGAAAGGACATTGACTGCCCCAGTGGAAATGATCAAATGTTTGAAGTCCATCAAAGAATACGCCTTCTGTGCCTCAAATTATCCTCTTGTTATTACTCTTGAGGATCACCTCACATCAGATCTCCAAGCTAAAGTTGCTACGGTATAGTCTACTTACCACATCACCTCATTGCAGATATCATGTTTGAAACCTTGATTCTAACTTCAGGCTGTTTTAGATGCTCACTGAAACATTTGGAGATCTTCTTTTCGTCCCTAATCCAGACCCGATGAAAGAGTTTCCTTCTCCAGCATCTCTAATGAAGAGAATAATCATATCAACCAAACCTCCACAAGAATATAAGGAGTTTCTCAAAGCCGAGAATAATCGCAGTGGCAGCGGAAACATAGCTGAGTTGCCAGACCAAGGAAGCCTGAGAAGAATAGATTCAAATGCCGATGAATCTGATGGGAAGGTCTGCAATATCACTGCCTTGTCAAGACCACACCCATGATTTAACAAAAATGAATGAAGTAAACCTTTTGTCATAAACAGGATGAACTGGATGAGCAAGACGAGGAAGACTCCGACGAGGACGATCCCAAATTTCAGCAGGATACAGCCTGTGAGTATAGGAAACTCATCACCATCCAAGCTGGCAAACCAAAAGGCCATTTGCGGGATGCGCTAAAAGTGGATCCAGACAAAGTCAGGCGGCTTTCTTTGAGCGAGACACAGTTAGCTAAAGCGACAATCTCTCATGGTGCTGAAGTCATAAGGTAATTTGTGTGCGCAAGAACACTAGAAGATTTTATACTGAACTGGTATACAGTTCTGTGGACTTCCTGAACTCAATATTTTGCTTATGCTCTTAAATCATACTCCTCTGTTTAGACCATAGGAGTTCAACAGTTTTAGATTGTAGACTTTACATTATGTAATTGATTCGAAAAAAACGGAAAAATAAACTGCCAGTGCGGCCAGGGTTACAGGGCACATATGATGATTAATGTCCAAATTTGCCTAGTGTCCTGCAAAAGATAACCAACACAAAATGATAAAAACACAAAATCACCTATCTGCATTAATCGAACCATCTAAGTTCTTGCTGAATCATCTAAGTTCTATTTAGGTTCACACAGAAGAATATACTCCGTGTGTATCCAAAGGGCACGAGGGTTAATTCTTCAAACTACGATCCAATGAACGCCTGGACCCATGGTGCGCAGATGGTTGCGTTCAACATGCAGGTGAGGTTTCAGTTGTTAGCTGCCATGAGCCTCTGATTCCCACTTCCTTGTCGCAGTTTTATACTTGCTTGCCTAATGTTAGGATGTGTGAGACAGAGCAGTAAGGCATGTTTTTTTTTCATTTTCCA is a genomic window of Zea mays cultivar B73 chromosome 5, Zm-B73-REFERENCE-NAM-5.0, whole genome shotgun sequence containing:
- the LOC103626494 gene encoding phosphoinositide phospholipase C 2 isoform X1 — its product is MGSYAYKYCMCFTRKFRSPDAQPPPDVRAAHLSFASDAHALRRFVAGVQGESPADVDRILAMLSGGHSHGIARLVTRSPAASTPTLEDFFAFLFSPDLNPPIAHQVHQDMSAPFSHYFVFTGHNSYLTGNQLNSDSSDVPIVKALQRGVRVIELDMWPNPSKDNVDILHGGTLTAPVEMIKCLKSIKEYAFCASNYPLVITLEDHLTSDLQAKVATMLTETFGDLLFVPNPDPMKEFPSPASLMKRIIISTKPPQEYKEFLKAENNRSGSGNIAELPDQGSLRRIDSNADESDGKDELDEQDEEDSDEDDPKFQQDTACEYRKLITIQAGKPKGHLRDALKVDPDKVRRLSLSETQLAKATISHGAEVIRFTQKNILRVYPKGTRVNSSNYDPMNAWTHGAQMVAFNMQGHDKALRLMQGFFRANGGCGYVKKPDFLLRTGPNGEVFDPKASLPVKKTLKVKVYMGDGWRMDFSKTHFDAFSPPDFYTRVGIAGVKADSVMKKTRVIEDQWVPMWDEEFTFLLTVPELALLRVEVQEYDMSEKHDFGGQTVLPVWELKQGIRAVPLHDRKGVRYKSVRLLMRFDFV
- the LOC103626494 gene encoding phosphoinositide phospholipase C 2 isoform X2, which translates into the protein MGSYAYKYCMCFTRKFRSPDAQPPPDVRAAHLSFASDAHALRRFVAGVQGESPADVDRILAMLSGGHSHGIARLVTRSPAASTPTLEDFFAFLFSPDLNPPIAHQVHQDMSAPFSHYFVFTGHNSYLTGNQLNSDSSDVPIVKALQRGVRVIELDMWPNPSKDNVDILHGGTLTAPVEMIKCLKSIKEYAFCASNYPLVITLEDHLTSDLQAKVATMLTETFGDLLFVPNPDPMKEFPSPASLMKRIIISTKPPQEYKEFLKAENNRSGSGNIAELPDQGSLRRIDSNADESDGKDELDEQDEEDSDEDDPKFQQDTACEYRKLITIQAGKPKGHLRDALKVDPDKVRRLSLSETQLAKATISHGAEVIRFTQKNILRVYPKGTRVNSSNYDPMNAWTHGAQMVAFNMQGHDKALRLMQGFFRANGGCGYVKKPDFLLRTGPNGEVFDPKASLPVKKTLKVKVYMGDGWRMDFSKTHFDAFSPPDFYTRGSQV